In the Pungitius pungitius chromosome 5, fPunPun2.1, whole genome shotgun sequence genome, one interval contains:
- the nr6a1a gene encoding nuclear receptor subfamily 6 group A member 1-A isoform X2, producing MDTWEDDPADQRTCLICGDRATGLHYGIISCEGCKGFFKRSICNKRVYRCSRDKNCEMSRKQRNRCQYCRLLKCLQMGMNRKAIREDGMPGGRNKSIGPVQITEEEIERIMSGQEFKEDAPEHTWGNNGDSDHSSPSNGASEGNQPSPASTLSSNRSVEMNGYTAALREQYINTSMSTHYQILPHLFSYAAQSGLLAPQPRSLYPQSHPLVLQLVAAEDLAPLATPMLIEDGYKVTQVELFALLCRLADELLFRQISWIKKLPFFCELSIEDYTCLLSSTWQELILLSCLTIYSAQIFGDLADVTAKYTPSDDELQGFSEDGMEVMERLIYLFRKFHQLKISNEEYACMKAINFLNQDIRGLSNISQLEQLNKRYWYVCQDYTEYKYPHQPKRFPEIMMCLPEIRCIAGKLVNVPLEQLPLLFKAVLHSCKSSLSSYRSGPSPCVTTSSGK from the exons ATGGATACATGGGAAg ATGATCCGGCTGACCAGCGTACTTGCCTCATCTGTGGAGATCGCGCCACAGGCCTGCACTATGGCATCATCTCCTGTGAGGGCTGCAAGGGCTTCTTCAAGCGCAGCATCTGCAACAAGCGCGTGTACCGCTGCAGCCGCGACAAGAACTGCGAGATGTCGCGTAAGCAGCGCAACCGCTGCCAGTACTGCCGCCTGCTTAAGTGTCTACAAATGGGGATGAATCGCAAAG CAATCAGGGAGGATGGCATGCCAGGAGGGAGGAACAAAAGCATCGGGCCTGTTCAG atcacagaggaggagatTGAGAGGATCATGTCGGGGCAGGAGTTCAAGGAGGATGCCCCGGAGCACACATGGGGCAACAACGGCGACAGCGACCACAGCTCTCCAAGCAACGGAGCCTCGGAGGGCAACCAGCCGTCCCCCGCCTCCACTCTGTCGTCCAA TCGCTCTGTGGAGATGAATGGCTACACGGCGGCCCTCAGGGAGCAGTACATCAATACCTCCATGTCCACGCACTACCAGATCCTGCCTCATCTGTTCAGTTACGCTGCCCAGTCAGGCCTGCTGGCCCCCCAGCCCCGCAGCCTCTACCCACAGTCCCACCCACTGGTGCTGCAGCTGGTGGCTGCTGAAGACCTGGCCCCCCTGGCAACCCCGATGCTTATTGAAGACGG GTACAAAGTGACTCAGGTGGAGCTGTTTGCTCTGCTGTGTCGTCTGGCAGACGAGCTGCTCTTCCGCCAGATTTCCTGGATCAAGAAGCTGCCGTTCTTCTGTGAACTCTCCATCGAGGACTACACCTGCCTGCTGAGCTCCACCTGGCAGGAGCTGATCCTGCTCTCCTGCCTCACTATCTACAGTGCCCAGATTTTTGGAGACCTGGCTGATGTCACCGCCAAGTACACGCCGTCTGACGACGAGCTGCAGGG CTTCAGCGAGGATGGCATGGAGGTGATGGAGCGGTTGATATATCTGTTTCGCAAGTTCCACCAGTTGAAGATCAGTAATGAGGAGTATGCCTGCATGAAAGCCATCAACTTCCTCAACCAAG ATATCAGAGGACTGTCCAACATCTCCCAGCTGGAGCAGCTCAACAAGCGCTACTGGTATGTGTGCCAGGACTACACGGAGTACAAGTACCCACACCAGCCCAAGCGCTTCCCTGAGATCATGATGTGTCTCCCGGAGATCCGCTGCATCGCAG GTAAGCTGGTGAATGTCCCTCTGGAGCAGCTCCCTCTCTTGTTCAAAGCAGTCTTGCACTCCTGCAAATCCAGCCTGAGCAGCTACAGGAGCGGTCCGTCGCCCTGCGTGACCACCTCCTCCGGAAAGTAG
- the nr6a1a gene encoding nuclear receptor subfamily 6 group A member 1-A isoform X1, with protein MEIDKRTNGFDFPERNTDKSVNDFYSDLPLESEKNDGMDDPADQRTCLICGDRATGLHYGIISCEGCKGFFKRSICNKRVYRCSRDKNCEMSRKQRNRCQYCRLLKCLQMGMNRKAIREDGMPGGRNKSIGPVQITEEEIERIMSGQEFKEDAPEHTWGNNGDSDHSSPSNGASEGNQPSPASTLSSNRSVEMNGYTAALREQYINTSMSTHYQILPHLFSYAAQSGLLAPQPRSLYPQSHPLVLQLVAAEDLAPLATPMLIEDGYKVTQVELFALLCRLADELLFRQISWIKKLPFFCELSIEDYTCLLSSTWQELILLSCLTIYSAQIFGDLADVTAKYTPSDDELQGFSEDGMEVMERLIYLFRKFHQLKISNEEYACMKAINFLNQDIRGLSNISQLEQLNKRYWYVCQDYTEYKYPHQPKRFPEIMMCLPEIRCIAGKLVNVPLEQLPLLFKAVLHSCKSSLSSYRSGPSPCVTTSSGK; from the exons ATGATCCGGCTGACCAGCGTACTTGCCTCATCTGTGGAGATCGCGCCACAGGCCTGCACTATGGCATCATCTCCTGTGAGGGCTGCAAGGGCTTCTTCAAGCGCAGCATCTGCAACAAGCGCGTGTACCGCTGCAGCCGCGACAAGAACTGCGAGATGTCGCGTAAGCAGCGCAACCGCTGCCAGTACTGCCGCCTGCTTAAGTGTCTACAAATGGGGATGAATCGCAAAG CAATCAGGGAGGATGGCATGCCAGGAGGGAGGAACAAAAGCATCGGGCCTGTTCAG atcacagaggaggagatTGAGAGGATCATGTCGGGGCAGGAGTTCAAGGAGGATGCCCCGGAGCACACATGGGGCAACAACGGCGACAGCGACCACAGCTCTCCAAGCAACGGAGCCTCGGAGGGCAACCAGCCGTCCCCCGCCTCCACTCTGTCGTCCAA TCGCTCTGTGGAGATGAATGGCTACACGGCGGCCCTCAGGGAGCAGTACATCAATACCTCCATGTCCACGCACTACCAGATCCTGCCTCATCTGTTCAGTTACGCTGCCCAGTCAGGCCTGCTGGCCCCCCAGCCCCGCAGCCTCTACCCACAGTCCCACCCACTGGTGCTGCAGCTGGTGGCTGCTGAAGACCTGGCCCCCCTGGCAACCCCGATGCTTATTGAAGACGG GTACAAAGTGACTCAGGTGGAGCTGTTTGCTCTGCTGTGTCGTCTGGCAGACGAGCTGCTCTTCCGCCAGATTTCCTGGATCAAGAAGCTGCCGTTCTTCTGTGAACTCTCCATCGAGGACTACACCTGCCTGCTGAGCTCCACCTGGCAGGAGCTGATCCTGCTCTCCTGCCTCACTATCTACAGTGCCCAGATTTTTGGAGACCTGGCTGATGTCACCGCCAAGTACACGCCGTCTGACGACGAGCTGCAGGG CTTCAGCGAGGATGGCATGGAGGTGATGGAGCGGTTGATATATCTGTTTCGCAAGTTCCACCAGTTGAAGATCAGTAATGAGGAGTATGCCTGCATGAAAGCCATCAACTTCCTCAACCAAG ATATCAGAGGACTGTCCAACATCTCCCAGCTGGAGCAGCTCAACAAGCGCTACTGGTATGTGTGCCAGGACTACACGGAGTACAAGTACCCACACCAGCCCAAGCGCTTCCCTGAGATCATGATGTGTCTCCCGGAGATCCGCTGCATCGCAG GTAAGCTGGTGAATGTCCCTCTGGAGCAGCTCCCTCTCTTGTTCAAAGCAGTCTTGCACTCCTGCAAATCCAGCCTGAGCAGCTACAGGAGCGGTCCGTCGCCCTGCGTGACCACCTCCTCCGGAAAGTAG